In one window of Thalassotalea agarivorans DNA:
- a CDS encoding response regulator transcription factor: MSQHILIIDDDIEITELLSTFLSSEGYTISVCNDGVRGLAAAKEGNADLILLDVMMPGLNGFEVLQALGGSYSIPILMLTAKGDAADKVLGLELGADDYLAKPFQSSELLARIKAILRRIDITKNSQTNLNETSINQVVMKPATREVFCNEKPVELTGTEYEILAYFLERTGTIVSKDEISQQVLGRKITPFDRSIDMHVSNIRRKLHETSDSDKFKTVRGAGYIFLSGENG, translated from the coding sequence ATGAGCCAGCATATACTGATTATTGATGACGACATTGAAATTACAGAACTGCTTTCTACTTTCTTAAGTAGTGAAGGCTATACGATTTCTGTATGTAATGACGGCGTCCGTGGGCTGGCTGCTGCTAAGGAAGGAAACGCCGACCTGATACTACTTGATGTCATGATGCCTGGCCTCAATGGCTTTGAGGTATTACAAGCTTTAGGTGGCAGTTACTCTATCCCTATATTAATGCTTACCGCCAAAGGTGACGCTGCCGACAAAGTGCTAGGGCTTGAACTTGGCGCCGATGACTATTTAGCGAAACCTTTTCAATCTAGTGAATTGTTAGCGCGTATTAAAGCCATTTTACGCCGTATCGATATTACCAAGAACAGTCAAACAAACCTGAATGAAACGAGTATCAACCAGGTAGTGATGAAGCCAGCGACTAGAGAAGTCTTTTGTAACGAAAAACCGGTTGAACTTACCGGAACAGAATATGAAATATTGGCTTATTTTTTGGAACGAACCGGCACCATTGTTAGTAAAGATGAAATATCGCAGCAAGTGTTAGGAAGAAAAATTACCCCGTTTGACCGCAGCATCGATATGCATGTCAGCAATATTAGACGTAAGCTCCATGAAACCTCTGATTCAGACAAATTTAAAACTGTGCGCGGTGCTGGCTATATCTTTTTGTCAGGAGAGAACGGCTAG
- the trmL gene encoding tRNA (uridine(34)/cytosine(34)/5-carboxymethylaminomethyluridine(34)-2'-O)-methyltransferase TrmL, whose amino-acid sequence MLDVVLFQPQIPPNTGNIIRLCANTGFRLHLIEPLGFDLDDKKLKRAGLDYHEFAALKKHASYEDFIASEQPKRVYAITTKATNYYQNVAFEAGDYLLFGSETSGLPDSVRDQIPDQDKIRIPMLKDSRSMNLSNSAAVLIFEAWRQLGFENGV is encoded by the coding sequence ATGTTAGACGTTGTACTTTTTCAACCTCAGATTCCGCCTAATACAGGTAATATTATTCGGCTGTGTGCAAACACAGGATTTCGCTTGCACCTTATCGAGCCACTGGGTTTTGACTTAGATGATAAAAAGTTAAAACGAGCTGGTCTTGATTATCACGAATTTGCGGCGTTAAAAAAGCATGCTTCGTATGAAGACTTTATTGCTAGCGAACAGCCAAAACGTGTTTATGCGATCACCACAAAGGCAACAAATTACTACCAAAACGTTGCCTTTGAAGCAGGTGACTATTTGTTGTTTGGTTCTGAGACGTCAGGCTTACCCGACTCGGTAAGAGATCAAATTCCTGACCAAGATAAGATCAGGATACCTATGTTGAAAGACAGCCGCTCAATGAATTTATCAAATTCAGCAGCTGTTTTAATTTTTGAAGCATGGCGCCAGTTAGGCTTTGAAAATGGGGTATAA
- the gpsA gene encoding NAD(P)H-dependent glycerol-3-phosphate dehydrogenase, translated as MTTSADISIIGAGSYGSALAICFARNGNKTLLWGRNKAHVNTMASTRSNEKYLPGSRFPESLTVSNDLAEVVSASKNILVVVPSHVFGEMLVQLKPLLRKDARIAWATKGLDPQSGRLLQDVATEVLGNDISLAVLSGPTFAKEMAAGLPTAISLSSTDDTFVEDLSNLLHCEKTFRVYSNNDFIGVQLGGAVKNVVAIAAGMADGIGFGANARTALITRGLAEMSRLGHALNANPKTFMGMAGLGDLVLTCTDNQSRNRRFGLALGQGSEVEQAMADIGQVVEGYRNTKEVHMLSQRLGVEMPIVEQVYEVLYQGKSAKAAAADLLSREKKYE; from the coding sequence ATGACAACGTCAGCAGACATAAGCATCATAGGCGCTGGGTCATACGGCTCAGCACTTGCTATATGTTTTGCCCGAAACGGCAATAAAACCCTTCTTTGGGGCCGAAACAAGGCGCATGTCAACACCATGGCAAGCACTAGGTCAAACGAAAAGTATTTGCCTGGTAGCCGCTTTCCGGAATCGTTAACGGTATCTAATGATCTCGCTGAAGTTGTTTCAGCAAGTAAGAATATATTAGTAGTTGTGCCAAGCCATGTGTTTGGTGAAATGTTGGTGCAACTAAAACCGTTATTAAGGAAAGATGCACGCATTGCTTGGGCAACTAAAGGGTTAGATCCACAGTCTGGTCGTTTACTGCAAGATGTTGCAACCGAAGTCCTAGGCAATGATATTTCATTGGCTGTGCTATCGGGACCGACATTTGCTAAAGAAATGGCGGCGGGATTACCGACTGCTATATCGCTTTCGTCTACCGACGACACATTTGTTGAAGATCTTTCAAACCTACTTCATTGTGAAAAAACATTCCGCGTGTATTCCAACAATGATTTTATTGGTGTGCAACTTGGTGGTGCAGTAAAAAACGTGGTTGCTATCGCCGCTGGTATGGCGGATGGCATTGGCTTTGGAGCGAATGCACGTACAGCGCTTATTACTCGTGGTTTAGCTGAAATGTCTCGCCTTGGTCACGCACTCAATGCTAACCCTAAAACGTTTATGGGTATGGCAGGACTGGGTGATTTAGTGCTTACCTGTACTGACAATCAATCGCGCAACCGTCGTTTTGGTTTGGCACTTGGTCAAGGTAGTGAAGTAGAGCAAGCGATGGCTGACATTGGACAAGTGGTGGAAGGCTATAGAAATACCAAAGAAGTACACATGTTGTCGCAAAGACTTGGCGTTGAGATGCCTATCGTAGAACAAGTTTACGAAGTGCTTTATCAAGGCAAATCGGCAAAAGCGGCGGCCGCTGATTTACTCTCTAGAGAGAAAAAATACGAATAA
- a CDS encoding cation diffusion facilitator family transporter, which yields MTQHSRAENQYQFWVKLAARAAVVIALLFVVIKLWAFYRTNSGAMLASATDSVLDLFASAVNLIVLRIALSPADDNHRFGHGKAESLAGLLQSAFVLGSAFLLVISGIERLLNPAAIANSGIGIGVTLFTIVMTLALVVLQKLVINKTQSVAISADSLHYQSDLLLNLGVLVSLYLSAGIWLYADGIFTCFVGLLLAFNAFNIIRLSVNNLMDKELAEGDRNRINDIANQHDSTIGIHELRTRQSGEICFIQFHLELPDSLSLSDAHSISVEIEQMIKAEFHPCEVLIHQDPTSVVAKELADNERAT from the coding sequence GTGACGCAACACTCGCGAGCAGAAAATCAATATCAGTTTTGGGTTAAACTTGCCGCAAGAGCGGCAGTTGTCATCGCTCTGCTTTTTGTAGTGATCAAGTTGTGGGCGTTTTATCGGACAAATTCTGGCGCTATGCTCGCATCAGCCACCGATTCAGTACTTGATTTGTTTGCCTCTGCCGTTAACTTGATTGTCTTGCGCATTGCCTTGTCTCCCGCTGACGATAATCATCGCTTTGGTCATGGCAAAGCAGAAAGTTTAGCGGGACTTCTACAGTCCGCTTTCGTGTTAGGTAGTGCGTTTTTGCTTGTTATCTCCGGCATCGAACGCTTATTAAACCCTGCTGCAATCGCAAATAGTGGTATAGGCATTGGTGTTACGCTTTTTACCATTGTGATGACACTCGCACTCGTGGTGTTGCAAAAATTGGTGATTAACAAAACTCAAAGTGTCGCAATTAGCGCCGATTCATTGCACTATCAATCCGACTTATTGCTCAATCTAGGTGTGCTCGTTTCATTGTACTTAAGCGCAGGTATATGGCTTTATGCGGACGGCATTTTTACTTGTTTTGTTGGGCTGCTACTGGCGTTTAATGCATTTAATATTATTCGATTGTCAGTTAATAATTTGATGGATAAAGAGTTAGCAGAAGGCGATAGGAATAGAATTAACGACATAGCGAATCAGCATGATTCAACTATAGGCATACATGAACTTAGAACGCGCCAATCCGGTGAAATATGCTTTATTCAATTTCATTTAGAGCTGCCGGACTCGTTGAGCTTGTCTGATGCGCATTCTATTTCTGTTGAAATAGAACAGATGATTAAAGCTGAATTTCACCCCTGTGAGGTGCTGATACATCAGGACCCGACATCTGTCGTTGCTAAAGAGCTAGCTGACAACGAGCGTGCTACTTAA
- a CDS encoding alpha/beta fold hydrolase — translation MALANKLFLSLVFLIILSPIVNADSYTQALTKEKQQSIDAFWQTGEFSTFQGKANISIAYAQFFSEDHQDTIVFSPGRTEGYLKYDELVFDLYQQGYNVFVIDHRGQGISQRLLNNPHKGYVKYFDDYSEDLNQFIDEIVVKTSNHIPHILSHSMGGTIAVRYLQLYPSKVKSVVLSSPMIAINAGAMPNWFAHSMVATYATFNDWFSDEPWYFIGQNDYKLKPFDGNDLSQDAERYKAMQQKYLANPTMQLGGVTAYWLQQAIQANEDIFAHLNDIDVPVLLLQSGADVIVDNEAQDEFCQQLHALHTQSCPDGKAIVFEGARHEIFIEKNEIRAKAFEKTIAWYKQHSN, via the coding sequence ATGGCGCTAGCAAATAAGTTATTCTTAAGCTTAGTTTTTTTAATCATATTGAGTCCAATTGTGAACGCGGATAGTTATACCCAGGCGCTAACCAAAGAAAAACAACAATCAATTGACGCCTTTTGGCAAACAGGCGAATTTTCGACATTTCAGGGAAAAGCAAACATTAGCATAGCGTATGCCCAGTTCTTCAGCGAAGATCATCAAGATACGATCGTGTTTTCCCCTGGCAGAACAGAAGGCTATCTCAAATATGACGAGTTAGTGTTTGATTTGTATCAGCAAGGATACAACGTATTTGTGATCGACCACCGTGGTCAGGGTATATCGCAGCGTTTGCTTAACAACCCTCATAAAGGTTACGTCAAATACTTTGACGACTACAGTGAAGATCTCAATCAGTTTATCGATGAAATCGTAGTGAAAACGTCAAATCACATACCGCATATTTTATCGCACTCAATGGGTGGGACAATTGCTGTGCGATATTTACAACTATACCCAAGCAAAGTTAAGTCGGTTGTATTATCGTCGCCGATGATAGCGATAAACGCTGGCGCTATGCCAAATTGGTTTGCGCATTCAATGGTAGCAACCTATGCCACCTTTAATGACTGGTTTTCAGATGAGCCTTGGTATTTTATTGGTCAAAATGACTATAAATTAAAACCCTTCGATGGCAATGATTTAAGTCAAGATGCCGAGCGCTACAAAGCCATGCAACAAAAGTATCTCGCTAACCCGACAATGCAATTAGGTGGTGTTACTGCTTATTGGTTGCAACAGGCAATTCAAGCAAATGAAGATATTTTCGCCCACCTTAATGACATCGATGTACCGGTATTGCTGCTGCAATCAGGCGCAGATGTGATTGTGGACAACGAGGCGCAAGACGAGTTCTGCCAACAATTACACGCCCTGCATACACAATCCTGCCCTGACGGAAAAGCGATTGTTTTTGAAGGTGCAAGACATGAAATCTTCATCGAAAAGAATGAGATAAGAGCGAAGGCTTTTGAAAAAACGATTGCATGGTATAAGCAACACAGCAATTAA
- a CDS encoding murein hydrolase activator EnvC family protein → MLNKTIIISLAALVGLIAQPLQAQQANRAETTKKLTEVQKQIAQQKVVISDVSKQRLALEETLKADDIAIAKSARAINETAKELTKVQSKLTELNSEKRELNEQKSAQESLLASQLRSAYSNGDHDYLKLLFNQEKPSEIARTMSYYQYLNEARVNEITAFQQTIADLLKVTTEVIEQESELVALKKSQGQQRIKLQDAKISRQKTYRSLEQELQSNQQRLAQLEAEETNLVAALRKLAEIARNAVQASGLSKLKRQLYWPVKGRISRTFGSKKQGYLKWKGVIINARQGQEVRTIHAGTVLFADWLKGYGFVTVVDHGKGYMSLYGHNQTLLKNVGDRVETGEPIALVGQSGGQQQSGVYFEIRHNGKAVNPKIYCR, encoded by the coding sequence ATGCTGAATAAAACAATAATAATATCACTTGCCGCTTTGGTTGGGTTAATCGCCCAACCTTTGCAAGCGCAACAAGCAAATAGAGCGGAAACCACAAAGAAGTTAACTGAGGTGCAAAAACAAATTGCACAGCAGAAAGTGGTTATTTCTGATGTATCTAAACAGCGTTTAGCCTTGGAAGAAACACTAAAAGCCGACGATATAGCCATAGCTAAATCGGCACGAGCGATAAACGAAACGGCTAAAGAGCTGACTAAAGTCCAGTCTAAGTTAACCGAGCTTAATAGTGAAAAGCGCGAACTTAACGAACAAAAATCGGCGCAGGAATCTCTGCTTGCCTCGCAATTACGCAGCGCCTACAGCAACGGCGATCACGACTATTTAAAACTGTTATTTAATCAAGAAAAGCCTAGCGAAATAGCGCGCACCATGAGCTACTATCAATATCTCAATGAAGCGCGAGTAAACGAAATTACAGCATTCCAACAAACTATTGCAGATTTGCTCAAAGTCACTACAGAAGTTATCGAACAAGAAAGTGAACTTGTTGCCTTAAAAAAATCACAAGGGCAACAAAGAATCAAACTTCAAGATGCAAAAATTTCCCGCCAAAAAACCTATCGCTCGCTAGAGCAAGAACTACAATCGAATCAACAAAGATTAGCGCAACTTGAAGCAGAAGAAACGAATTTAGTCGCTGCATTGAGAAAGCTCGCAGAGATCGCGCGAAACGCTGTGCAAGCAAGCGGTTTATCTAAACTTAAACGCCAATTGTATTGGCCGGTAAAAGGCAGAATAAGTCGTACCTTTGGCAGTAAAAAGCAAGGTTACTTAAAATGGAAAGGGGTTATTATTAATGCCCGACAAGGCCAAGAGGTAAGAACCATACATGCCGGTACCGTGCTATTTGCCGACTGGTTAAAAGGGTATGGTTTTGTCACGGTTGTCGATCACGGCAAAGGTTACATGAGCCTTTATGGACATAATCAAACATTACTCAAGAATGTCGGCGATCGCGTAGAAACGGGCGAACCTATTGCATTGGTGGGCCAATCCGGAGGCCAACAGCAATCTGGAGTGTATTTTGAGATAAGACATAATGGCAAAGCGGTGAATCCTAAAATATATTGTCGTTAA
- a CDS encoding ATP-binding protein codes for MTNFVDDVVYLQANQQDIELLEQYKKRFVRDGRMPPKALMKRLNPRAPTTVILEDDTSGQFRVFGNERVDKIIEFIEDRVLDTTNSYQFFHHRLTGPVVAKTPKRTFKLYLVKKTRPQTFAEKLFTLPMWARLLVPASISFVLCWLLARSLTKPLRSMQHATKQIGEGDLTSRVTGLDNRKDEIGELSKTFNTMAEKLSHNSAAQQRLLADVSHELRTPLTRLEIALSIVQQQNEHNKSNDYIERCKDEIARIDSMLNDILTLSKLENTVTELNKEALSTVNFIENHVDDASLLAQPKHIDVEIANNDVATINADYALLSSALSNVLSNAIKYSPDNSAIKVSSVVSGKALSITVSDQGPGVSEHLLAIMFEPFYRISEARERKTGGTGLGLAIAKQAVVAHKGKITAKNKPEAGLEVTIVLPLH; via the coding sequence ATGACGAATTTCGTTGATGATGTCGTCTACTTACAAGCTAACCAGCAAGATATAGAATTGTTAGAGCAATATAAAAAGCGCTTTGTCAGAGATGGCCGCATGCCGCCCAAAGCACTAATGAAACGCTTGAATCCGAGAGCACCGACTACCGTTATTTTAGAAGACGACACAAGTGGACAGTTTCGAGTTTTCGGTAATGAACGCGTCGATAAGATCATAGAATTCATCGAAGATAGAGTGCTTGATACAACAAATTCTTACCAGTTCTTTCATCATCGCCTAACCGGGCCTGTCGTTGCCAAAACACCAAAGCGAACGTTTAAGTTATATCTTGTAAAGAAAACGCGACCACAAACATTTGCAGAAAAGCTGTTTACCCTGCCTATGTGGGCACGATTATTAGTACCGGCGTCTATCAGTTTTGTTTTATGTTGGCTACTTGCGCGCTCTCTAACCAAGCCGCTTAGGTCAATGCAACATGCTACCAAGCAGATTGGTGAGGGAGATTTGACTTCAAGAGTGACGGGCTTGGACAATCGTAAAGATGAAATTGGCGAGTTGAGCAAAACCTTTAATACCATGGCAGAGAAGCTATCTCATAATAGCGCCGCGCAGCAACGGTTGCTTGCCGACGTGTCTCATGAATTAAGAACGCCACTAACGCGACTAGAGATCGCATTAAGTATCGTCCAGCAGCAAAATGAGCACAACAAAAGCAATGACTACATAGAGCGTTGCAAGGACGAAATAGCCCGCATAGACAGCATGCTCAACGATATACTGACATTGTCTAAATTGGAAAATACTGTCACTGAACTTAACAAGGAAGCGTTAAGCACGGTGAATTTTATTGAAAATCATGTCGATGATGCAAGTTTATTAGCTCAACCAAAACATATAGATGTCGAGATTGCTAATAATGATGTGGCAACGATTAATGCCGATTATGCTTTACTCAGCAGCGCCTTATCAAACGTCCTCAGCAATGCGATCAAATATAGTCCAGATAACAGTGCTATTAAGGTGTCTAGCGTCGTCAGTGGTAAAGCGTTATCGATCACTGTCAGTGATCAAGGTCCTGGTGTAAGCGAACATTTACTTGCCATTATGTTTGAGCCGTTTTACCGCATAAGTGAAGCGCGAGAACGTAAAACAGGCGGCACAGGCTTAGGGCTCGCTATCGCAAAACAAGCCGTGGTAGCACACAAAGGAAAAATTACTGCTAAAAATAAGCCCGAGGCTGGCCTTGAGGTAACAATCGTTCTACCTTTACACTAA
- a CDS encoding rhodanese-like domain-containing protein, translated as MNELMIFAGNHPILSTVWVVLVLMIIVTSVQIKMSPVKQYSPQELTFAVNKEDAVVVDIRSENEFNKGRIIDAKHLGTDKANKNEFASLEKFKDRPIIVVCNAGISAQKVAAQLFKAGFTKAGLLKGGMNAWLNASLPVTKK; from the coding sequence ATGAATGAATTAATGATATTTGCTGGTAATCATCCCATTTTAAGTACCGTTTGGGTTGTATTAGTGTTGATGATTATTGTGACGTCTGTGCAAATTAAAATGTCACCTGTTAAGCAATATAGCCCGCAGGAGTTGACCTTTGCTGTTAACAAAGAAGATGCGGTCGTTGTTGATATTCGCAGTGAAAACGAATTTAACAAGGGTCGAATCATCGACGCTAAACACTTGGGTACAGACAAAGCGAATAAAAATGAATTTGCTAGCCTTGAAAAATTTAAGGATAGACCCATTATTGTTGTATGTAATGCTGGCATCTCAGCTCAAAAAGTTGCAGCGCAACTATTCAAAGCTGGGTTTACCAAAGCAGGTTTATTAAAAGGTGGTATGAATGCATGGTTAAATGCGTCGCTGCCAGTAACAAAGAAGTAA
- the grxC gene encoding glutaredoxin 3 encodes MAKIDIYTKMTCFFCHRAKALLQQKGVRYNEIKIDANPAKRPEMIERSGGGYTVPQIFIGDVHVGGCDDLFALEAKGKLDKLLEKA; translated from the coding sequence ATGGCTAAAATCGATATTTACACTAAAATGACTTGTTTTTTCTGTCATAGAGCGAAGGCTTTATTACAGCAAAAAGGTGTTCGTTATAACGAAATTAAGATTGATGCCAACCCCGCAAAACGCCCAGAAATGATCGAACGCAGTGGAGGCGGATATACCGTTCCGCAAATCTTTATTGGTGATGTTCATGTTGGCGGTTGCGACGACCTATTTGCGCTTGAGGCAAAAGGTAAACTGGATAAATTATTAGAAAAGGCGTAA
- the secB gene encoding protein-export chaperone SecB — protein sequence MAEENQVNAPEAGAAANPQFAIQRVYTKDISFETPNSPEIFQVEWKPEVKLDLDTRSNKLADDTYEVVLAVTVTVEIEGKTAFLAEVQQAGIFTIGNMPEPQVAHTIGAFCPNTLFPYARETVAALVNRGSFPQLNLAPVNFDALFASYVKQKAEQQTGEATH from the coding sequence ATGGCTGAAGAAAATCAAGTAAATGCACCAGAAGCAGGTGCAGCTGCAAACCCACAATTTGCTATTCAACGTGTTTATACAAAAGATATTTCATTTGAAACGCCAAATTCACCAGAAATTTTTCAAGTCGAATGGAAACCAGAAGTTAAACTTGATTTAGATACGCGTTCAAACAAATTAGCTGACGATACCTATGAAGTTGTTCTAGCAGTAACAGTAACTGTTGAAATCGAAGGTAAAACTGCGTTTTTAGCTGAAGTACAACAAGCAGGTATTTTCACTATTGGTAACATGCCTGAACCGCAAGTAGCGCACACGATTGGCGCTTTCTGTCCAAACACATTGTTCCCATATGCACGTGAAACTGTTGCAGCACTTGTTAACCGTGGTTCTTTCCCACAATTAAATCTAGCGCCAGTTAACTTCGATGCATTGTTCGCTTCTTACGTAAAACAAAAAGCTGAACAACAAACAGGCGAAGCGACGCACTAG
- the gpmM gene encoding 2,3-bisphosphoglycerate-independent phosphoglycerate mutase translates to MANKQPTVLIILDGWGYRENPESNAIYHANTPTMDKLMSEKPHMLIQTSGMAVGLPDGQMGNSEVGHVNLGAGRIVYQDFTRITKAIEDGTFSQNETLTATLDKASSTGKAVHLFGLMSPGGVHSHEDHIFAMIKLAAEKGVEKIYLHGFLDGRDTPPRSAHDSLEKAQNLFAQLGKGQVASIIGRYYAMDRDQRWDRVEQAYNLVVDGQGQHQYSSATEALAAAYARDENDEFVSASNIVDSEGNAITIEDGDALIFMNFRADRARQFTRCFTQSDFDGFERNRVPAIADFVMLTEYAADIDAPCAFPPEDLHNVMGEWLEKHNKTQLRISETEKYAHVTFFFSGGREDTFAGEERILVPSPQVATYDLQPEMNSTLLTDKLCEAIESQQYDFIVCNYPNGDMVGHTGKFEAAVKACEAVDKSIARVLASLEKVNGECLITADHGNAEQMVNPQSGQAHTAHTCEPVPLIYVGRDAQVKESGALSDISPTLLHIMGMEQPAEMTGTPLMTVK, encoded by the coding sequence ATGGCTAACAAACAACCTACTGTACTGATTATTCTTGATGGTTGGGGTTACAGAGAAAACCCTGAATCAAATGCGATCTATCATGCTAATACGCCAACAATGGACAAGCTCATGTCAGAAAAGCCGCATATGCTTATCCAAACATCAGGCATGGCAGTTGGTTTGCCAGATGGGCAAATGGGTAACTCTGAAGTTGGTCACGTAAACCTAGGCGCAGGCCGAATTGTTTACCAAGACTTTACACGCATCACCAAAGCGATTGAAGACGGTACCTTTTCACAAAATGAAACGCTTACTGCGACCTTAGATAAAGCCTCTAGCACAGGTAAAGCGGTCCATTTGTTTGGTTTGATGTCGCCAGGTGGCGTGCACAGTCACGAAGACCATATCTTTGCGATGATAAAACTTGCCGCTGAAAAAGGCGTAGAAAAAATCTATTTACATGGCTTTTTAGATGGTCGTGACACGCCGCCTCGCAGCGCACACGACTCGCTTGAAAAAGCACAAAACTTGTTTGCGCAGCTTGGTAAAGGCCAAGTTGCTTCAATTATAGGGCGTTATTACGCCATGGACCGAGATCAACGTTGGGACCGTGTCGAGCAAGCCTATAACTTAGTAGTAGATGGTCAAGGACAACATCAGTACTCTTCTGCGACAGAAGCACTAGCAGCAGCTTACGCAAGAGATGAAAATGATGAGTTTGTCTCGGCATCTAACATCGTTGATAGCGAAGGCAATGCGATTACCATTGAAGACGGCGATGCGCTTATTTTCATGAATTTTAGAGCAGACCGAGCACGCCAGTTTACTCGTTGCTTCACACAATCAGACTTTGACGGCTTTGAACGCAATCGTGTGCCTGCAATTGCTGATTTTGTTATGTTGACAGAATATGCTGCAGATATTGATGCGCCTTGTGCTTTCCCGCCAGAAGATTTGCACAATGTGATGGGTGAGTGGTTAGAAAAGCACAACAAAACGCAGCTACGTATTTCAGAAACTGAAAAATATGCACATGTTACCTTCTTTTTCAGTGGTGGTAGAGAAGATACCTTTGCAGGAGAAGAGCGCATTTTAGTGCCTTCACCTCAAGTTGCGACATACGATTTGCAACCAGAAATGAATTCAACTTTATTAACAGACAAGTTATGTGAAGCCATCGAGTCACAGCAATATGACTTTATTGTATGTAACTACCCTAATGGTGACATGGTTGGTCACACTGGCAAATTTGAGGCTGCCGTAAAAGCGTGTGAAGCAGTAGATAAATCTATTGCACGCGTATTAGCTTCACTGGAAAAAGTAAACGGTGAATGTTTGATAACAGCTGACCACGGTAATGCAGAACAGATGGTGAACCCGCAATCAGGGCAAGCACATACCGCACATACCTGTGAGCCTGTACCACTAATTTATGTTGGTCGCGATGCTCAAGTTAAGGAATCTGGCGCACTTAGTGACATTTCGCCAACCTTGTTGCATATTATGGGCATGGAGCAACCAGCTGAAATGACCGGAACGCCACTAATGACAGTTAAATAA
- a CDS encoding divergent polysaccharide deacetylase family protein, with product MRIIFSCLLLISTSILADSHQVAIVIDDIGYRQSDVHAMDLPGKVTFAILPHTPLGKRLAQRAHAEHKDVILHIPMESALGKKLGPGALTSDMSEAEIHASLEHSFEEIPFAKGINNHMGSYLTTLHEPMMSTMKYLRERNAFFLDSVTTNESKALSAAKAHGVPTLSRHIFLDNNLTEEYIAGQFQLVIEAAQKRKHVIAIGHPHPKTVEVLTKLIPTLEQHDIHLVPLSKLLINEPVIASSPTPGVEETSGVSAPQ from the coding sequence ATGCGTATAATATTTAGCTGTTTATTACTCATTTCCACAAGTATATTAGCCGACTCACATCAGGTCGCTATTGTCATAGACGATATTGGTTATCGCCAATCAGACGTGCATGCCATGGATCTTCCCGGCAAAGTGACGTTTGCCATTCTACCGCACACACCGTTAGGTAAAAGATTAGCACAAAGAGCGCATGCGGAGCATAAAGACGTTATTTTGCATATCCCGATGGAATCTGCGTTAGGTAAGAAGTTAGGACCTGGCGCCTTAACCTCAGATATGAGCGAGGCCGAGATTCATGCCAGCCTTGAGCATTCCTTTGAAGAAATCCCATTCGCTAAGGGTATTAACAATCATATGGGAAGCTACTTAACGACGCTTCATGAACCTATGATGTCGACAATGAAATACTTACGCGAGCGTAATGCCTTTTTTCTTGATAGTGTAACCACTAACGAGAGCAAAGCGTTGTCTGCGGCGAAAGCACATGGTGTTCCAACATTAAGTCGTCACATATTCTTAGACAACAATCTCACTGAAGAATATATTGCGGGCCAATTTCAGCTCGTCATTGAAGCTGCACAAAAGCGTAAACATGTTATTGCGATCGGGCATCCACACCCTAAAACTGTCGAGGTGCTCACCAAGCTAATTCCTACGCTAGAACAACACGATATTCATTTAGTGCCTTTATCAAAATTACTGATTAATGAACCAGTGATTGCAAGTAGCCCAACACCGGGAGTAGAAGAAACAAGCGGCGTATCGGCGCCTCAGTAA